One Gemmatimonadota bacterium DNA window includes the following coding sequences:
- a CDS encoding LamG domain-containing protein, producing MTSRVVLMMTALFLLLTHPGVSAAQSPTVDRSNLVLELLFDGDARDTSGNEHHGELFGPVSTEDRFGQPNAAFAFDGKNDHIRVAPPPALSSEAFTLSVWVKYDDDAFSRYWTNGVITQDSGGSSERRVFQLSAFGPLPTWHIMGRGRDPLITRPVGTSVWRHLAVTHDGEEHRLYMDGELHDQAEAPFPPHPQEPVYVGRKGSGEPDFYFKGVIDDVRIYTETLSPEAILALTRENGWQPPALPGIEVPDPPKSSVADALVAHWPMETAEMHDVSASGLKTIVMGQPEHIEGRRGGALRFDGNEDWAVVKNPSLDLLHYLTITCWIRGFDTDSEYSQVLWYGDGAWGQDPYSMSIQEGKVGFRVDDVATQWEVMTESAPAPDAWTFVAATLNTRPDGLMDQKIYVNGVLSVEQITPNPYRYIELGRMWLTFATFGSGWNLSRLDLDDVRLYNRPLSHREIETIFEEAQE from the coding sequence ATGACCAGTCGCGTCGTTCTGATGATGACCGCGTTGTTCCTTCTCCTCACGCATCCGGGCGTATCCGCGGCCCAGTCGCCGACGGTCGACCGATCCAACCTGGTCCTCGAACTGCTGTTCGACGGCGACGCTCGGGATACGAGCGGAAACGAGCATCACGGCGAGTTGTTCGGTCCGGTCTCCACCGAAGACCGGTTCGGGCAGCCGAATGCGGCCTTTGCCTTCGACGGAAAGAATGACCATATCCGCGTCGCGCCTCCTCCGGCTCTTTCCAGCGAGGCCTTCACCCTGTCGGTCTGGGTAAAATACGACGACGACGCATTCTCCCGGTACTGGACCAACGGTGTCATCACGCAGGACAGCGGCGGCTCCAGCGAACGACGCGTCTTCCAACTCAGCGCATTCGGTCCATTGCCCACCTGGCACATCATGGGCCGGGGCCGCGATCCCCTGATTACCCGTCCTGTCGGGACCTCCGTCTGGCGGCACCTGGCCGTTACCCACGACGGCGAGGAACACCGGCTGTACATGGACGGTGAACTTCATGATCAGGCCGAAGCGCCTTTCCCGCCGCACCCGCAGGAACCTGTCTACGTCGGACGCAAGGGTTCGGGTGAACCGGATTTCTACTTCAAGGGCGTGATCGACGACGTCCGTATCTACACGGAAACGCTCTCACCGGAGGCCATACTGGCCCTGACCCGGGAGAACGGATGGCAGCCTCCGGCCCTGCCGGGCATCGAAGTGCCGGATCCGCCGAAGTCATCGGTTGCAGACGCTCTCGTGGCCCACTGGCCCATGGAGACGGCCGAAATGCACGACGTGTCGGCCAGTGGACTGAAGACTATCGTGATGGGACAGCCTGAGCACATAGAAGGTAGAAGGGGAGGGGCGCTTCGATTTGACGGCAACGAGGACTGGGCGGTGGTCAAAAACCCGTCGCTCGACCTTCTCCACTACCTGACCATTACGTGCTGGATACGGGGATTCGATACCGATAGCGAGTACAGCCAGGTACTCTGGTACGGTGACGGCGCCTGGGGACAGGACCCCTATTCCATGTCGATACAGGAGGGGAAGGTCGGATTCCGCGTGGACGACGTGGCGACCCAGTGGGAAGTGATGACCGAATCGGCGCCCGCACCCGATGCCTGGACATTCGTGGCCGCGACGTTGAATACCCGGCCTGACGGACTCATGGATCAGAAAATCTACGTCAATGGGGTACTTTCCGTGGAACAGATAACGCCGAATCCCTACCGGTACATCGAACTGGGCCGCATGTGGCTGACCTTCGCTACCTTCGGGAGCGGATGGAACCTGTCGCGCCTGGACCTGGACGACGTCAGACTGTATAACCGCCCGCTGAGCCACCGGGAGATCGAAACCATTTTCGAAGAGGCACAGGAGTAA
- a CDS encoding ABC transporter ATP-binding protein codes for MTVDQASPVFRARRISKVYRMGEVDVSALRGVDLDLYAGELAVFLGASGSGKSTLLNILGGLDVPTDGQVYYRERELTAADERERTNFRRKSVGFVFQFYNLIPSLTALENVELVTEIADGPMPAEEALRLVELEPRMHHFPAQMSGGEQQRVAIARAIAKRPEVLLCDEPTGALDYATGKRVLEVIEKVNSTLGTTTAVITHNAAIADMADRVIRLRSGEIVEVYANQVKKRPDELSW; via the coding sequence ATGACCGTCGACCAGGCAAGCCCGGTGTTCAGGGCCCGGCGCATTTCCAAGGTCTACCGAATGGGCGAGGTGGACGTATCGGCCCTCCGGGGCGTCGACCTGGACCTGTACGCCGGCGAGCTGGCCGTTTTCCTGGGAGCGTCGGGAAGCGGCAAGTCGACGCTGCTCAACATCCTGGGCGGGCTCGATGTGCCCACGGACGGCCAGGTCTACTATCGCGAACGGGAATTGACCGCGGCGGATGAACGTGAGCGGACGAATTTCCGTCGGAAGTCCGTGGGTTTCGTCTTCCAGTTTTACAACCTGATCCCCAGTCTCACGGCGCTGGAGAACGTGGAACTGGTCACCGAAATCGCCGACGGACCCATGCCGGCGGAGGAAGCCCTTCGCCTGGTGGAACTCGAACCGCGCATGCACCATTTCCCGGCCCAGATGTCGGGCGGAGAGCAGCAACGCGTAGCCATCGCCCGGGCCATTGCGAAACGCCCGGAAGTGCTTCTGTGCGATGAGCCTACGGGCGCCCTGGACTACGCGACCGGCAAACGGGTGCTGGAAGTGATCGAGAAGGTCAACAGCACGCTGGGCACCACGACCGCGGTCATCACCCATAATGCCGCGATCGCGGACATGGCCGACCGGGTCATCCGCCTGCGCAGCGGCGAGATCGTCGAGGTATACGCCAATCAGGTAAAGAAACGGCCGGACGAATTGAGCTGGTAG
- a CDS encoding FtsX-like permease family protein, whose amino-acid sequence MTILNRKLFRELARMRGQVIAITLVMACGIMVYVSSRHTYIALLESQESYYTSYRFADVFAGIKRAPAQVAERIARIPGVSGVRTRIVMDVNLDVPGLDEPATGRLVSIPEIRRSVLNDLAIQQGRYPAIGRPEEVIISEAFALANGLVPDDWIGAVINGRRKALRVVGIGLSPEYVYEVQGSGSIFPDNLRFGVIWMSRDALGAAFDMEGGFNDLSVALSPEARERDVIDRMDLILEPYGSAGAFGRDSQISHKFLSDEILGLSVSSNVTPAIFLGIAAILLHIVFSRMVRAQRDQIAIMKAFGYRNLSIGWHYLKFAFLAVSGGTLLGIVGGFWIGRPLTGMYQAYYRFPDLVYELHVDVITLSAVISVSAALLGTLHALRAAMALPPAEAMRPESPPHFRPLAMERMGVHRMLSPVWRMIFRNMERRPARTMLSAFGIAMSVAILVMGRFTFDSIEYMIDYQFRTVQRDDAAVVFAGPRPASARFELAHLPGVVRSEPYRAVPVRLRAGHLVKQTAITGLDPAGELRQLIDRDGRIQSLPPEGIVLNKTLADLLAVREGDMLAVEVQEGSRMQGSLPVTLIVDELIGTTAYMDSRALNRFLGEGRTISGAYLSVDPLRAAELYSTLKETPAVAGVAVREAVIKGFEDTIAESTNATTFTLTIFACVIACGMVYNGARIALAERNREMASLRVLGFTEREISVVLLGEQAIITLFSIPIGFLIGWALCYLAVDATAQELFRMPLVITGKTYAFAFLVVTAAAVASAYIVHRKLRYLDLVGVLKTQE is encoded by the coding sequence ATGACCATTCTGAACCGCAAGTTGTTTCGCGAACTGGCGCGCATGCGCGGCCAAGTCATCGCCATCACGCTGGTGATGGCCTGCGGGATCATGGTCTACGTCTCCTCGCGCCACACCTACATCGCGCTGCTGGAGTCGCAGGAATCCTACTATACCAGCTACCGTTTCGCCGACGTGTTCGCCGGCATCAAGCGGGCGCCGGCGCAGGTCGCGGAGCGCATCGCCCGGATCCCGGGCGTTTCCGGCGTCCGCACGCGGATCGTGATGGACGTGAACCTGGACGTGCCCGGGCTGGATGAGCCCGCCACCGGCCGGCTGGTCTCCATTCCCGAGATACGCCGGTCCGTGCTCAACGACCTTGCGATCCAGCAAGGCCGCTACCCGGCGATCGGCCGGCCCGAAGAGGTCATCATCAGCGAAGCCTTCGCGTTGGCCAACGGACTGGTTCCGGACGACTGGATCGGAGCGGTCATCAACGGACGGAGGAAGGCCCTGCGCGTCGTGGGCATCGGCCTGTCGCCCGAATACGTCTACGAAGTGCAGGGATCCGGATCCATCTTCCCCGACAACCTGCGTTTCGGCGTGATCTGGATGAGCCGGGACGCCCTCGGCGCCGCCTTCGACATGGAGGGCGGGTTCAACGATCTGTCGGTCGCCCTGTCTCCGGAGGCGCGCGAGCGGGACGTGATCGACCGCATGGACCTCATCCTCGAACCCTACGGGAGTGCGGGCGCCTTCGGCCGGGACAGCCAGATCTCCCATAAGTTCCTTTCTGATGAAATCCTGGGCCTGAGCGTATCCAGCAACGTAACGCCGGCCATCTTCCTCGGGATCGCGGCGATTCTGCTGCACATCGTGTTCTCCCGCATGGTGCGGGCCCAGCGGGACCAGATCGCCATCATGAAGGCCTTCGGCTACCGTAACCTGTCGATCGGATGGCACTATCTGAAATTCGCCTTCCTGGCCGTTTCCGGCGGGACCCTCCTCGGCATCGTGGGCGGCTTCTGGATCGGCCGGCCGCTCACCGGCATGTACCAGGCCTACTACCGTTTTCCCGACCTGGTCTACGAGTTGCACGTCGACGTCATCACCCTGTCCGCGGTGATCAGCGTTTCCGCCGCGCTGCTGGGTACCCTGCACGCTCTCCGCGCGGCCATGGCCCTGCCACCCGCGGAAGCGATGCGGCCGGAGTCGCCGCCCCACTTCAGACCGCTCGCGATGGAACGCATGGGCGTGCACCGGATGCTCTCGCCGGTCTGGCGGATGATCTTCCGCAATATGGAACGAAGGCCGGCCCGGACGATGCTTTCCGCCTTCGGCATCGCCATGTCGGTGGCGATCCTGGTCATGGGACGTTTTACCTTCGACTCCATCGAATACATGATCGACTACCAGTTCCGCACGGTACAGCGCGATGACGCGGCGGTCGTCTTCGCGGGTCCCCGTCCCGCGAGCGCCCGGTTCGAACTGGCCCATCTGCCCGGTGTCGTCCGCTCCGAGCCGTACCGCGCCGTGCCTGTCCGGCTTCGTGCCGGTCATCTCGTGAAGCAGACCGCCATAACGGGACTCGATCCGGCCGGTGAACTGCGGCAGCTGATCGATCGGGACGGCCGGATTCAGTCCCTGCCGCCGGAGGGCATCGTGCTGAACAAGACGCTGGCCGACCTTCTGGCGGTGCGTGAGGGCGATATGCTCGCCGTCGAAGTCCAGGAAGGGTCGAGAATGCAGGGCAGCCTGCCGGTAACCCTGATCGTCGACGAGTTGATCGGCACCACCGCGTACATGGACAGCCGCGCACTGAACCGGTTCCTGGGCGAAGGCCGGACGATCTCCGGCGCGTATCTCTCCGTGGACCCGCTCCGGGCGGCCGAGTTGTACAGCACATTGAAAGAGACGCCGGCCGTGGCGGGTGTCGCCGTCCGCGAGGCCGTGATCAAGGGTTTCGAGGATACCATCGCCGAAAGCACGAACGCCACCACGTTCACCCTGACCATCTTCGCGTGCGTCATCGCCTGCGGCATGGTCTACAACGGCGCCCGCATCGCCCTGGCGGAACGAAACCGCGAAATGGCCAGCCTGCGGGTGCTCGGGTTCACCGAGCGGGAGATATCGGTCGTCCTCCTGGGCGAACAGGCCATCATCACCCTTTTTTCGATACCGATTGGATTTCTGATCGGATGGGCATTATGTTATCTTGCCGTGGACGCCACCGCCCAGGAATTGTTCCGGATGCCGTTGGTCATCACCGGAAAGACCTACGCGTTCGCCTTCCTTGTCGTCACCGCGGCGGCCGTGGCGTCCGCGTACATCGTCCACCGGAAACTGCGCTACCTGGATCTGGTCGGCGTGCTCAAGACCCAGGAATAA
- a CDS encoding efflux RND transporter periplasmic adaptor subunit: MKIRRKHIISFVVLAAVLVLLVRAFMPAPVLVDSATAEVGPLRVTISEEGRTRVRQRYLITAPASGRLARPALNEGDRVGQGDELARITPSPLGSRESAEARARIETAEALVREAEANVARARVEQEEAARGRDRAEQLAASGSISRERLERAVHAATVAERTLESSLFRHRAAVSEHEVAQAALLALREERGDARAVLSVTAPVGGRVLRLFEESERVVAAGTPLMEVGDPGDMEVTIDVLSTDAVRVDVGQTVWIEEWGGPDPLSGKVSRVEPAAFTRVSALGVDEQRVNVIVDLDVTPAELGDGYRVTGRIVVWEKEDVLKIPSSALFRIGESWGVFVVEEGLARSREVSVGQRNGIEAEILEGLAAGDPVILHPNPRIADGVDVETRAD; this comes from the coding sequence ATGAAAATACGTCGCAAGCACATCATCTCCTTCGTGGTCCTCGCCGCCGTCCTGGTCCTTCTCGTCCGCGCGTTCATGCCGGCGCCGGTCCTGGTCGACTCGGCCACGGCGGAGGTAGGTCCCTTACGGGTGACGATCAGCGAGGAAGGCAGGACTCGCGTACGGCAGCGTTACCTGATTACGGCCCCGGCGTCCGGCCGGCTGGCGCGCCCGGCGTTGAATGAAGGGGACCGGGTCGGCCAGGGCGATGAACTGGCGCGCATCACGCCTTCTCCCCTCGGTTCCCGCGAGTCCGCGGAGGCCCGCGCCCGGATCGAAACGGCCGAAGCACTGGTCCGTGAGGCCGAGGCGAACGTCGCCCGCGCGCGGGTAGAACAGGAAGAGGCGGCCCGCGGCCGGGACAGGGCGGAACAACTCGCCGCGAGCGGCAGCATCTCGCGGGAGCGCCTGGAGCGCGCCGTGCACGCGGCAACCGTCGCCGAACGGACCCTGGAATCCTCTCTCTTTCGCCACCGGGCGGCCGTCTCCGAACACGAGGTCGCCCAGGCGGCGCTCCTGGCCCTCCGGGAGGAGCGCGGCGATGCCCGTGCCGTGCTCTCCGTCACGGCGCCGGTAGGCGGCCGGGTGCTGCGCCTGTTCGAAGAAAGCGAGCGGGTCGTCGCTGCGGGCACGCCCCTGATGGAAGTGGGTGATCCGGGAGACATGGAGGTGACGATCGACGTGCTGTCCACCGATGCCGTAAGGGTCGACGTCGGTCAAACGGTGTGGATCGAAGAGTGGGGCGGACCCGATCCGCTGTCCGGCAAGGTGAGCCGCGTCGAGCCTGCCGCGTTCACGCGCGTGTCCGCGCTGGGCGTGGACGAACAGCGGGTCAACGTCATCGTGGATCTTGACGTGACGCCGGCGGAACTGGGCGATGGTTATCGCGTCACGGGACGGATCGTCGTCTGGGAGAAAGAGGACGTGCTCAAGATTCCGTCCAGCGCCTTGTTCAGAATAGGCGAAAGCTGGGGGGTCTTCGTCGTCGAAGAAGGCTTGGCCAGGTCGCGTGAGGTGTCGGTGGGACAGCGAAACGGGATCGAGGCCGAAATCCTCGAAGGCCTTGCGGCCGGCGACCCCGTCATCCTGCATCCCAACCCCCGCATCGCCGACGGGGTCGATGTCGAAACCCGGGCGGACTGA
- a CDS encoding alpha/beta hydrolase, with product MEKRTGFVEANDGVRLYYEDTGCGKPVILIHGGGLSLGWWRKQVPALSQRFRVIAADTRGNGRSDKTPWGHRTARYAMDVRRIIETLDLHDTTLVGWSIGARTVLSYIELFRNFRLKGVVLVDEVPSIEIHGPPEPPESNAESPPGDETERKRWELRKMFVSLDVPDAELDVLLEECRENTPAQGVTLGPDYQAQDWRPMLPSIDLPVLIITGGRSGAFPGCRYMYEHIPGAQMEVFEDSGHALFYEEPDRFNAVVTEFVDALHAAFRG from the coding sequence ATGGAGAAACGCACCGGCTTCGTCGAGGCAAACGACGGCGTACGTCTCTACTATGAAGACACAGGATGCGGAAAGCCCGTCATCCTGATCCACGGCGGCGGGTTGAGCCTGGGTTGGTGGCGCAAGCAGGTTCCGGCCCTCAGCCAACGATTCCGGGTCATTGCCGCCGATACCCGGGGCAACGGCCGATCGGACAAGACCCCGTGGGGACATCGCACGGCCCGGTACGCCATGGACGTGCGCCGGATCATCGAAACGCTCGATCTCCACGACACCACGCTGGTCGGCTGGTCCATCGGCGCCCGGACCGTCCTTTCCTACATCGAACTCTTCCGTAATTTCCGGCTAAAAGGCGTTGTGCTCGTCGACGAAGTACCCAGCATCGAAATCCATGGCCCGCCTGAACCGCCCGAGTCCAATGCCGAATCCCCGCCCGGGGACGAAACCGAACGCAAGCGATGGGAACTGAGGAAGATGTTCGTCTCCCTGGACGTACCGGACGCCGAACTGGACGTGCTGTTGGAGGAATGCAGGGAGAATACGCCGGCACAGGGGGTCACCCTCGGACCCGATTACCAGGCGCAGGACTGGCGTCCCATGTTGCCTTCCATCGACCTGCCGGTCTTGATCATCACGGGCGGCAGGAGCGGCGCATTCCCCGGCTGCAGGTACATGTATGAACACATCCCCGGCGCGCAGATGGAAGTCTTCGAGGACAGCGGTCATGCGCTGTTCTACGAGGAACCCGACCGGTTCAACGCCGTCGTCACCGAGTTCGTGGACGCGCTGCATGCCGCGTTTCGGGGATGA